In Streptomyces sp. ML-6, a single window of DNA contains:
- a CDS encoding TadE family protein, which produces MTAPALSRRLLRGLRRDRGSYAVETAVLAPVMIALLLLMIAFGRVTDADGAVDSAARAAARAASLERDASSAQAQAQDAAARSLQGEGITCRTSSVVVDTSGYALDIGVEATVTATVACTANLSDIGLPGLPGAKTLTASWTSPIDTYRGRQ; this is translated from the coding sequence GTGACGGCCCCCGCCCTCAGCCGTCGGCTGCTGCGGGGGCTGCGCCGCGACCGGGGCTCCTACGCGGTGGAGACCGCGGTCCTGGCGCCCGTGATGATCGCCCTGCTCCTGCTCATGATCGCCTTCGGACGGGTGACGGACGCCGACGGAGCCGTAGACTCCGCCGCCCGCGCTGCCGCCCGGGCCGCGTCCCTGGAGCGGGATGCCTCCAGCGCCCAGGCCCAGGCCCAGGACGCGGCCGCCCGCAGCCTCCAGGGCGAGGGCATCACGTGCCGAACCTCCAGCGTCGTGGTCGACACCTCCGGCTACGCCCTCGACATCGGCGTGGAAGCGACCGTGACGGCCACGGTCGCCTGCACGGCGAACCTTTCCGACATCGGGCTGCCGGGCCTGCCCGGGGCCAAGACGCTGACCGCGTCGTGGACCAGTCCCATCGACACCTACCGGGGGCGCCAGTGA
- a CDS encoding pilus assembly protein TadG-related protein produces MSLFFALSSLAILMVMGLLVDGGGALNAGNRATSLAQEAARTAGQQLDPAQAIEGTAITIDPDAAVGAVQDYLAAAGVQGDVQITDGGQSLTVTVHATYDTYFAQFVGVGTITVTGTAKAHLQTQASGG; encoded by the coding sequence ATGTCCCTGTTCTTCGCACTGTCCTCGCTCGCGATCCTGATGGTGATGGGGCTGCTCGTCGACGGCGGCGGCGCACTGAACGCCGGCAACCGCGCCACCTCGCTCGCCCAGGAGGCCGCCCGCACCGCCGGCCAGCAGCTTGACCCCGCCCAGGCCATCGAGGGCACCGCCATCACGATCGACCCGGACGCCGCTGTCGGGGCCGTCCAGGACTACCTCGCCGCCGCCGGCGTCCAGGGCGACGTACAGATCACCGACGGCGGACAGAGCCTCACCGTCACCGTCCACGCCACCTACGACACGTACTTCGCGCAGTTCGTCGGCGTGGGAACGATCACCGTGACCGGCACCGCGAAAGCCCACCTGCAGACCCAAGCCTCCGGAGGCTGA
- a CDS encoding LysM peptidoglycan-binding domain-containing protein — protein sequence MAPRIPAPLRAVVTLLRSLLGLALLTVLVGGVPYLLLKVGHQPSELSGGLDLLTQQDDGTLFFVVLTCIGWVAWAAFTVSVLVELVSVLRRRSAPRIKGLGGMQSLASFLIGGIVLLAPTAASAATVAPAVAATATHTIGQDTSSPSVQHEAVQTKKAGLRHTVASATESPWELAERYLGSGPRWKDIAALNPNIPELAAGDQYLPKGAVITLPADARPPAAAAATKAAKALADAQDEAAGSPASYTVRPGDYLSKIADEQLGDGDRWPELYEANKGEKQPYGQVFDDPDRIYPGQELALPAHNQTDPDSESGEKPPAQDDHDTATPPEADTTTPPRPAPDTEPPSAAAPSPGQSRTASPSPAGTPAPDTTTPAPAEPAPSATPADDRRTTTGMRAGMVGLGATGVLAAGLVGTLATRRILQQRRRRRGRRIPMPSGQSALTEIALRSADAGEELAVLDRALRTAAAALAEENRQLPTLTAVQLGTEGVRLHLDAPAPAVAPFTTDPSQSTVWWCPADSGELLPSQESREVDPPYPGLISLGEDDQGAIVLVDLEHTGALHLTGSLRNEVLRTLALTLALSPLAEQLDIAVAGEDTAPELAMLDSDRVTPYPDLADAVHALQAHHAEQQQALDRLGGGEEAGAGGLWPLVVVADLDSCPAPEGAREVLWEVLGQQPRPAVAVVTSSTAVPEEAGGAWPVDTDLPYITVPGTTLHVALSVCSDAEYADILDVALTADAPGDVPAPVPEPAASAPSAENQQPASVLPSQPGVSAAGEAAGPVGKPGLMAAFAELEDDTDDDVDDAEDPADPTAGQESTPGPEPLPTSSPSPGAPVLPALSSPPLRVSSRIPDPAGSEETEPARPAAVPLPEQPVPSCPSDSPDRPLVRVLGTVDLLGARGTVKSNRRTLALEMTAWLVLHPGANHHQLDEVLAPGGIVTRNTRNTRLGDVRRWLGADTQGNKHFPHVSTQPDKLYRLAKVDCDWDRFQELARSGRTTDGPDGEQLLRQALELVHGRPFSGIPSRRYAWAESLTQEMIAEIVDAADDLAERYLARGDARSALWAATHGLTVAREMECLWRHKFRALSLLGEEAALETSIRQLDELLLELGSSMDEETEQVLRLL from the coding sequence ATGGCCCCCCGCATCCCCGCCCCGCTGCGCGCCGTCGTCACCCTGCTGCGGTCCCTGCTCGGCCTGGCCCTCCTGACGGTCCTGGTCGGCGGCGTGCCGTACCTGCTGCTCAAGGTGGGCCACCAGCCGTCCGAACTCTCCGGCGGCCTGGACCTGCTGACCCAGCAGGACGACGGGACGCTGTTCTTCGTAGTCCTGACCTGCATCGGCTGGGTCGCGTGGGCGGCGTTCACGGTCTCTGTCCTGGTGGAGCTCGTGTCCGTGCTGCGCCGCCGCTCCGCCCCCCGCATCAAGGGACTCGGCGGCATGCAGTCGCTGGCGAGCTTCCTGATCGGGGGCATCGTACTGCTCGCGCCGACCGCCGCGTCCGCAGCCACGGTCGCTCCTGCGGTCGCCGCGACCGCGACCCACACCATCGGGCAGGACACCAGCAGCCCGTCCGTGCAGCACGAAGCCGTACAGACAAAGAAGGCGGGGCTGCGGCACACCGTCGCCTCCGCCACGGAGTCCCCGTGGGAACTCGCCGAGAGGTATCTCGGCAGCGGCCCGCGGTGGAAGGACATCGCGGCCCTCAACCCCAACATCCCCGAACTCGCCGCCGGCGACCAGTACCTGCCCAAGGGCGCGGTCATCACCCTGCCCGCCGATGCCCGGCCTCCCGCCGCGGCCGCCGCCACCAAGGCGGCTAAGGCCTTGGCCGACGCTCAGGACGAGGCTGCAGGCTCCCCCGCGTCGTACACCGTCCGGCCGGGCGACTACCTGTCAAAGATCGCCGACGAGCAGCTCGGTGACGGGGACCGGTGGCCCGAGCTGTACGAAGCGAACAAGGGGGAAAAGCAGCCCTACGGGCAGGTCTTCGACGACCCCGACCGGATCTATCCGGGCCAGGAACTCGCCCTGCCCGCCCACAACCAGACCGACCCCGACTCCGAATCCGGTGAGAAGCCCCCCGCTCAGGACGATCACGACACCGCGACGCCGCCCGAAGCGGACACCACCACGCCGCCGCGACCGGCCCCGGACACCGAGCCGCCGTCAGCCGCCGCCCCCTCCCCCGGCCAGAGCCGCACAGCATCTCCCTCCCCCGCTGGGACGCCCGCCCCCGACACGACGACACCGGCACCCGCCGAACCGGCCCCGTCGGCAACCCCCGCCGACGACCGGCGGACGACGACCGGGATGCGGGCCGGCATGGTCGGCCTGGGAGCCACCGGAGTCCTGGCCGCCGGGCTCGTGGGCACCCTGGCCACCCGGCGAATCCTGCAGCAGCGCCGCCGACGCCGCGGCCGCCGCATCCCGATGCCCTCCGGCCAGAGTGCCCTCACAGAGATCGCGCTGCGCAGCGCGGACGCCGGCGAGGAACTGGCCGTGCTGGACCGGGCACTGCGCACCGCGGCCGCGGCCCTCGCCGAGGAGAACCGGCAGCTGCCCACCCTCACCGCGGTACAGCTCGGCACCGAAGGAGTCCGGCTGCACCTGGACGCGCCCGCACCGGCGGTCGCCCCGTTCACCACCGACCCCTCGCAGAGCACCGTGTGGTGGTGCCCGGCAGACTCCGGCGAACTGCTGCCCTCGCAGGAGAGCCGGGAGGTCGACCCGCCCTATCCGGGGCTGATCTCGCTGGGCGAGGACGACCAGGGCGCGATCGTGCTCGTCGACCTGGAGCACACCGGCGCGCTTCACCTCACCGGCAGTCTGCGCAACGAGGTCCTGCGGACCCTCGCGCTGACACTCGCGCTCTCGCCGCTCGCCGAGCAGCTCGACATCGCGGTCGCCGGAGAGGACACCGCCCCCGAGCTGGCGATGCTGGACAGCGACCGGGTCACCCCGTACCCGGACCTGGCCGACGCGGTACATGCCCTGCAGGCCCATCACGCGGAGCAGCAGCAGGCCCTGGACAGGCTCGGCGGCGGGGAGGAGGCGGGGGCGGGCGGGCTGTGGCCGCTGGTCGTCGTCGCGGACCTGGATTCCTGCCCGGCTCCCGAGGGGGCCCGAGAGGTGCTGTGGGAAGTTCTGGGCCAACAGCCCCGGCCGGCGGTGGCCGTGGTCACCAGCAGCACCGCCGTACCGGAGGAAGCGGGCGGGGCATGGCCGGTGGACACCGACCTGCCGTACATCACCGTTCCGGGCACCACGCTCCACGTCGCGCTGTCGGTGTGCTCCGATGCCGAGTACGCCGACATCCTGGACGTCGCACTCACCGCGGACGCGCCCGGCGATGTGCCCGCCCCCGTGCCAGAGCCGGCCGCATCCGCACCGTCGGCGGAGAACCAGCAGCCCGCCTCTGTGCTTCCGTCGCAGCCAGGGGTGTCTGCCGCGGGCGAGGCGGCCGGGCCGGTCGGCAAGCCGGGGCTGATGGCCGCGTTCGCCGAGCTGGAGGACGATACCGACGACGATGTCGACGACGCAGAAGACCCTGCGGACCCGACCGCCGGGCAGGAGAGCACGCCCGGGCCGGAGCCCCTGCCCACCTCGTCGCCGTCCCCCGGAGCTCCCGTGCTGCCGGCGCTGTCCAGCCCCCCTCTCCGGGTCAGCTCGCGGATCCCCGACCCCGCCGGCTCGGAAGAGACCGAACCCGCCCGCCCGGCAGCCGTCCCGCTTCCCGAGCAGCCCGTCCCCTCCTGCCCTTCCGACAGCCCGGACCGCCCGCTGGTGCGGGTACTCGGGACGGTCGATCTCCTCGGCGCCCGCGGCACCGTCAAGTCCAACCGGCGCACCCTCGCCCTGGAGATGACCGCCTGGCTGGTGCTCCACCCCGGAGCCAACCACCACCAGCTCGACGAGGTCCTCGCGCCCGGCGGGATCGTCACCCGCAACACCCGCAACACCCGCCTCGGAGACGTCCGCAGGTGGCTGGGCGCCGACACGCAGGGCAACAAGCACTTCCCCCACGTGAGCACCCAGCCCGACAAGCTCTACCGGCTGGCCAAGGTGGACTGCGACTGGGACCGGTTCCAGGAACTGGCCCGTTCCGGCCGGACCACCGACGGCCCGGACGGGGAACAGCTGCTGCGCCAGGCCCTGGAACTCGTGCACGGACGGCCGTTCTCCGGCATCCCCTCCCGCCGGTACGCGTGGGCGGAATCCCTGACCCAGGAGATGATCGCCGAGATCGTGGACGCGGCCGACGACCTCGCCGAGCGGTACCTCGCCCGCGGCGACGCACGCAGCGCCCTGTGGGCCGCCACCCACGGCCTGACCGTCGCGCGGGAGATGGAGTGCCTGTGGCGCCACAAGTTCCGGGCGCTGTCACTGCTCGGTGAAGAAGCCGCACTTGAAACGTCGATCCGGCAGCTGGACGAACTCCTCCTGGAACTGGGCTCGTCCATGGACGAGGAAACCGAACAGGTCCTCCGCCTGCTGTAG
- a CDS encoding DUF2637 domain-containing protein, with translation MAGAVLIAAIGFAGSYAAVRELAEKKGFGEFSLVFPIGIDAGICVLLALDLLLTWLRIPFPLLRQTAWLLTAATIAFNGAAAWPDPLGVGMHAVIPVLFVVAVEAARHAVGRIADITADKHMEGVRLTRWLLSPVPTFRLWRRMKLWELRSYDQVIKLEQDRLIYQARLQARFGRNWRRKSPVEALMPLRLAKYGVPLAETAPAGLAAAGIEPALLPPAPIPAPAPEPAPAQVTSGEPQPELPSAPAPQHEQDDRPVTLDGAKGGHRGTAGSPDTPVFADSRTPDDTHEEVRGPGPGSARADERLIDAYRAWASTFAFEPTRRQLALWLQEQYGIATAAGDPLSDEQLQPLLQVLKQRGAPRPGDGPSTPPEETPTEDTWDHYFYTAWLACAEEQGVHPDAAVLAEYVYRRDGILGATGQPVTADDLRPYVALFRERQAVAGPAPAPQPTAADQTVETAPDHEGEENHDEVLPPGSSGEPGEQPGTRAGRQDQARAAERRPVHASGGESGGRSVVQVRVPKARDEDEPDAGEPAPESRESEGEQGTGREDGFHLTGPARVEFHYRQLPPEEQARSAKALAPALAELCGYREGTVRKYLGQIKRTTGM, from the coding sequence ATGGCCGGGGCGGTGCTCATCGCCGCGATCGGATTCGCGGGCTCGTACGCCGCGGTGCGCGAACTCGCCGAGAAGAAGGGCTTCGGGGAGTTCTCGCTGGTCTTCCCGATCGGCATCGACGCGGGCATCTGCGTCCTGCTCGCCCTGGACCTGCTGCTGACCTGGCTGCGCATCCCGTTCCCGCTGCTGCGCCAGACCGCCTGGCTGCTGACCGCCGCGACGATCGCCTTCAACGGTGCCGCGGCCTGGCCCGACCCGCTCGGCGTCGGCATGCACGCGGTCATCCCGGTCCTGTTCGTGGTCGCCGTCGAGGCCGCCCGGCACGCCGTGGGCCGGATCGCCGACATCACGGCCGACAAGCACATGGAGGGCGTGCGCCTCACCCGCTGGCTGCTCTCCCCCGTCCCCACGTTCCGGCTGTGGCGCCGGATGAAACTGTGGGAACTCCGCTCGTACGACCAGGTCATCAAGCTCGAACAGGACCGGCTGATCTACCAGGCCCGCCTCCAGGCCCGCTTCGGCCGCAACTGGCGCCGCAAGTCGCCCGTCGAGGCCCTGATGCCCCTGCGCCTGGCGAAGTACGGGGTTCCGCTGGCCGAGACCGCCCCGGCCGGCCTCGCCGCCGCGGGCATCGAACCGGCCCTGCTGCCCCCGGCCCCGATCCCGGCCCCGGCCCCTGAACCCGCACCGGCCCAGGTCACGTCGGGCGAGCCCCAGCCCGAACTGCCCTCCGCCCCCGCCCCGCAGCACGAACAGGACGACCGACCCGTCACCCTGGACGGTGCCAAGGGAGGGCACCGGGGGACCGCTGGCTCGCCCGACACTCCGGTGTTCGCGGATTCCCGTACGCCGGACGACACGCACGAAGAAGTACGCGGACCGGGGCCGGGCAGTGCGAGGGCCGACGAGCGTCTCATCGACGCCTACCGGGCCTGGGCCTCCACCTTCGCCTTCGAGCCCACGCGTCGGCAGCTCGCGCTCTGGCTCCAGGAGCAGTACGGCATCGCCACCGCAGCCGGTGACCCCTTGTCCGACGAACAGCTCCAGCCCCTGCTGCAGGTCCTGAAGCAGCGCGGCGCGCCCCGGCCCGGAGACGGGCCCAGCACTCCCCCGGAGGAGACGCCGACCGAGGACACGTGGGACCACTACTTCTACACCGCGTGGCTCGCCTGCGCGGAGGAGCAAGGTGTGCACCCCGATGCTGCTGTCCTTGCCGAGTACGTGTACCGGCGCGACGGCATCCTCGGAGCCACCGGCCAGCCCGTCACCGCGGACGACCTGCGGCCCTACGTCGCTCTGTTCCGGGAGCGGCAGGCCGTGGCCGGGCCTGCCCCGGCACCCCAGCCGACGGCAGCCGACCAGACCGTCGAGACAGCCCCCGACCACGAGGGGGAAGAGAACCACGACGAGGTGCTCCCGCCTGGCAGTTCCGGTGAGCCGGGTGAGCAGCCCGGTACGCGAGCCGGTCGGCAGGACCAGGCGCGGGCGGCGGAGAGGCGCCCCGTCCACGCGTCCGGCGGGGAGAGCGGCGGCCGCAGCGTCGTCCAGGTGCGGGTGCCGAAGGCCCGGGATGAGGACGAGCCCGACGCGGGGGAGCCGGCCCCGGAGTCTCGTGAGAGCGAGGGGGAGCAGGGGACCGGGCGGGAGGACGGCTTTCATCTGACGGGCCCGGCGCGGGTGGAATTCCACTACAGGCAGTTGCCGCCGGAGGAGCAGGCGCGCTCGGCGAAGGCCCTGGCCCCGGCCCTGGCGGAGCTCTGCGGTTACCGGGAGGGCACGGTGCGGAAGTACCTCGGGCAGATCAAGCGGACCACTGGCATGTGA